One Polaribacter sp. SA4-12 genomic window carries:
- a CDS encoding SDR family NAD(P)-dependent oxidoreductase, which produces MKQTAFITGATSGIGKATAEIFAKNNIRLVLCGRRAERLKELQKGLSKLTEVTTLQFDVSKRTEVETAINSLPENFKQIDILINNAGNAHGLSTIQDGSIDDWDAMLDINVKGLLYVSKAIIPQMTERNNGFIVNIGSIAAKDVYPNGNVYCASKHAVDALNKAMRIDLNKHNIRVSAIHPGAVETEFSDVRFKGDTEKAKSVYAGYKALQADDIADIIYFVITRPYHVNIEDLVVYPTAQATPTILNRK; this is translated from the coding sequence ATGAAACAAACAGCATTTATTACAGGAGCAACATCAGGAATTGGAAAAGCAACTGCTGAAATTTTCGCAAAGAATAATATTAGGTTAGTTCTTTGTGGAAGAAGAGCTGAAAGATTGAAAGAACTTCAAAAGGGATTAAGTAAACTTACAGAAGTTACCACTTTACAATTTGATGTTTCTAAAAGAACAGAAGTAGAAACGGCAATCAATTCACTTCCAGAAAACTTTAAACAAATAGATATTCTAATCAATAATGCTGGTAATGCGCATGGTTTATCAACAATACAAGATGGTAGTATTGATGATTGGGATGCTATGTTAGATATTAACGTAAAAGGTTTGTTATACGTTTCTAAAGCGATCATTCCTCAAATGACAGAAAGAAATAACGGGTTTATTGTAAATATAGGCTCTATAGCAGCAAAAGACGTGTATCCTAATGGAAATGTTTATTGTGCATCTAAACACGCTGTAGACGCTTTAAATAAAGCGATGAGAATTGATTTAAACAAACATAACATTCGTGTGTCTGCAATTCATCCTGGAGCTGTAGAAACTGAGTTTTCTGATGTTCGTTTTAAAGGTGATACTGAAAAAGCAAAGTCTGTTTATGCAGGTTATAAAGCTTTACAAGCTGATGATATTGCAGATATTATTTACTTTGTAATTACTAGACCTTATCACGTAAATATTGAAGATTTAGTGGTGTATCCAACAGCACAAGCAACACCAACAATTTTAAATAGAAAATAA
- a CDS encoding glycoside hydrolase family 3 C-terminal domain-containing protein: MNYLKATFSIVFFLLTVITSSAQTWKNPKVNIDERVEDLLSKMTLEEKISYCGSKIPAIDRLGIPYFEWYGEALHGIIAWNCTQFPQNIAMGATWNPDLMFDVATAISNEARALKNMGKKEVMMFSPTVNMARDPRWGRNGECYSEDPFLMSEIARMYIRGMQGNDPNYVKTATTVKHFVANNVEEGREAQQSYINKKDLYEYYFPAYKTCIVDEESTGIMMALNGLNDVPCSVNGFLANDVLRNQWGFKGYVIADWTGVRSANTFMKYAKSIPEASAIAIKGGIDQECYRNKVKNAPMVNALPIAIKQGLLSEEDINISVRRLLRIRFMTGDFDDPKLNPYSKIPASVLESKAHKKLALKAAEQSIVLLKNDDNVLPLKKGIKNIALIGPFADRCWMGIYSGHPKSKVSPLQGIQNYTNANVSFAQGCDVIAQKDDAQKILEAVELAKKSDQVILVVGNDETTSTENTDRKTLNLPGHQHNLIKAVRAVNKNVILVLVPSGPTAITWEQENINGIICLWPNGQEQGTALAKVLFGDVNPGGKLNSTWYQSEKDLPSFFDYNIQSSSRTYMYFKGKPLYPFGYGLSYTDFKIDNVSIDKKKLKPSEVVKISVSINNTGKRNGDEVIQVYIRDVNSSDKKPIKALKGFKRVSVDSGKTADVVIEIPYEAFSHYDTEKEKFVVEKGAFEIMVGNSSENIIATKTIEVKGSTLPDLKVGQKSAYYKFDAKKHARKWDYLYKNESDMISSDEDKKDDSEWIEYEITFIDPGFYVNTWNAELNFKSRSKEAIIETFMAGASIKSYSILKGQEKLKIKIPIPPEYGKPVRLKIKTKKGEIDHKSIKIIPPGKVKPFTISKIINRKK, encoded by the coding sequence ATGAATTATTTAAAAGCAACATTTTCTATTGTATTCTTTCTCTTGACTGTTATTACTTCTTCAGCCCAGACATGGAAGAATCCAAAAGTAAATATTGATGAAAGAGTTGAAGATTTATTATCTAAAATGACTTTGGAAGAAAAAATTAGTTACTGTGGTTCTAAAATTCCAGCAATTGATAGATTAGGAATTCCTTATTTTGAATGGTATGGAGAAGCTTTACATGGAATTATTGCTTGGAATTGTACACAGTTTCCGCAAAATATTGCGATGGGAGCAACTTGGAATCCTGATTTAATGTTTGATGTTGCTACAGCAATTTCTAACGAAGCAAGAGCGTTAAAAAATATGGGTAAAAAGGAGGTAATGATGTTTTCTCCTACTGTAAACATGGCAAGGGACCCAAGATGGGGAAGAAATGGTGAATGCTATAGTGAAGACCCTTTTTTAATGTCTGAAATTGCCAGAATGTATATAAGAGGTATGCAAGGTAACGATCCAAATTATGTAAAAACTGCAACTACTGTAAAACATTTTGTGGCTAATAATGTAGAAGAAGGTAGAGAAGCACAACAATCTTACATTAATAAAAAAGATTTATACGAGTATTATTTCCCTGCATACAAAACTTGTATTGTTGATGAAGAATCTACAGGAATAATGATGGCTTTAAATGGTTTAAATGATGTTCCTTGCTCTGTTAATGGATTTTTAGCAAATGATGTTTTAAGAAATCAATGGGGTTTTAAAGGGTATGTAATTGCAGATTGGACAGGCGTAAGAAGTGCAAATACTTTTATGAAATATGCCAAATCGATTCCAGAAGCAAGTGCCATTGCAATTAAAGGAGGTATAGATCAAGAATGTTATAGAAACAAAGTTAAAAATGCGCCTATGGTAAATGCTTTGCCAATAGCCATAAAACAAGGACTTTTATCAGAAGAAGATATTAATATTTCTGTTCGTAGATTGTTAAGAATTCGTTTTATGACAGGAGATTTTGATGATCCAAAGTTAAACCCTTATTCTAAAATTCCTGCGAGTGTTTTAGAAAGCAAAGCGCATAAAAAATTAGCATTAAAAGCTGCAGAACAATCTATTGTTTTGTTAAAAAATGATGATAATGTACTTCCGTTAAAAAAGGGTATTAAGAATATTGCTTTAATAGGTCCTTTTGCAGATAGATGTTGGATGGGAATTTATTCCGGACATCCAAAAAGTAAAGTGAGTCCTTTACAAGGTATTCAAAATTATACCAATGCAAACGTGAGTTTTGCTCAAGGTTGTGATGTGATCGCTCAAAAAGATGATGCTCAAAAAATTTTAGAAGCAGTAGAACTTGCAAAAAAATCTGATCAAGTAATTTTGGTTGTTGGTAATGATGAAACAACTTCAACAGAAAATACGGATAGAAAAACGTTGAATTTACCAGGGCATCAACACAACTTAATTAAAGCTGTAAGGGCAGTAAATAAAAATGTAATATTAGTTTTAGTACCTAGTGGACCAACTGCAATTACTTGGGAGCAAGAAAATATTAATGGTATTATTTGTTTGTGGCCAAATGGACAAGAACAAGGTACAGCCTTAGCTAAAGTGTTATTTGGCGATGTAAATCCTGGGGGGAAATTAAATTCAACTTGGTATCAATCTGAAAAAGATTTGCCTAGTTTCTTTGATTATAATATTCAAAGTAGCAGTAGAACCTATATGTATTTTAAAGGAAAACCATTATATCCTTTTGGATATGGACTAAGTTACACTGATTTTAAAATTGATAATGTTTCTATTGATAAGAAAAAATTAAAACCATCTGAAGTAGTTAAAATATCTGTATCTATCAATAATACAGGTAAAAGAAATGGAGATGAAGTAATTCAGGTTTATATTAGAGACGTAAATTCATCAGATAAAAAACCAATAAAAGCCCTAAAAGGATTTAAACGTGTTTCTGTAGATTCAGGGAAAACTGCTGATGTAGTAATAGAAATACCTTATGAAGCATTTTCACACTACGATACTGAAAAAGAAAAATTTGTTGTAGAAAAAGGCGCTTTTGAAATTATGGTTGGTAATTCTAGTGAAAATATTATTGCTACTAAAACAATAGAAGTTAAAGGAAGCACATTACCAGATCTTAAAGTGGGACAAAAAAGTGCTTACTATAAGTTTGATGCCAAAAAGCACGCTAGAAAATGGGATTATCTATATAAAAATGAATCTGATATGATTTCTTCTGATGAGGATAAAAAAGATGATTCTGAATGGATAGAATATGAAATTACCTTTATTGACCCTGGTTTTTATGTAAATACATGGAATGCTGAATTGAACTTTAAATCAAGAAGTAAAGAAGCGATTATAGAAACTTTTATGGCAGGTGCCTCTATTAAGTCGTATTCTATTTTAAAAGGGCAAGAAAAGCTTAAAATCAAAATTCCTATTCCTCCAGAATATGGTAAACCCGTCAGATTAAAAATTAAAACTAAAAAGGGTGAGATAGATCACAAATCGATTAAAATTATTCCTCCAGGTAAGGTAAAACCTTTTACTATTTCTAAAATTATAAATAGAAAAAAGTAA
- the atpG gene encoding ATP synthase F1 subunit gamma has protein sequence MANLKEIRNRITSIKSTMQITSAMKMVSAAKLKKAQDAITAMRPYSSKLTELLQNLSATLDSDTGGAYSTQREVSKVLLVVVTSNRGLCGGFNSSITKQVIKTVNEKYSDVEVDLFAIGKKGGDVLSKQFNIVDSRNDIYDDLTFDNVAVIAEKLMSLYTEGTYDRIEVLYNQFKNAATQIPQVEQFLPIKPIEGGNAEAVNSDYIFEPSKIEIIEALIPKSLKTQLYKSIRDSFASEHGARMTAMHKATDNATELRDELLLTYNKARQAAITNEILEIVGGAEALKN, from the coding sequence ATGGCAAACTTAAAAGAAATACGTAATAGAATTACCTCTATTAAATCGACAATGCAGATTACATCTGCCATGAAAATGGTATCTGCTGCAAAGTTAAAAAAGGCACAAGATGCAATTACGGCAATGCGCCCTTATTCATCTAAACTAACTGAATTGTTGCAAAATTTAAGTGCAACTTTAGATAGTGATACTGGTGGAGCGTATTCAACTCAAAGAGAAGTTTCTAAGGTTTTATTAGTTGTTGTAACTTCTAACAGAGGTTTGTGTGGTGGTTTTAACTCATCAATCACAAAACAAGTTATTAAAACTGTAAACGAGAAATACAGTGATGTTGAAGTAGATTTATTTGCTATCGGTAAAAAAGGTGGTGATGTTTTATCTAAACAATTCAATATTGTAGATTCTAGAAACGACATTTACGATGATTTAACTTTTGATAACGTTGCAGTTATTGCAGAAAAGTTAATGAGTTTGTATACTGAAGGAACGTATGATAGAATTGAAGTTCTTTATAATCAATTTAAAAACGCAGCAACACAAATTCCTCAAGTAGAGCAATTTTTACCAATTAAACCTATTGAAGGTGGTAATGCTGAAGCAGTAAACTCTGATTATATCTTTGAACCATCTAAAATAGAAATTATTGAGGCTTTAATACCTAAGTCATTAAAAACTCAATTATATAAATCTATTAGAGATAGTTTTGCTTCTGAACATGGTGCACGTATGACTGCAATGCATAAAGCAACAGACAACGCTACAGAATTAAGAGACGAATTATTGTTAACTTATAACAAAGCACGTCAAGCTGCAATTACTAACGAAATCTTAGAGATTGTTGGTGGAGCTGAAGCTTTGAAAAACTAA
- the atpA gene encoding F0F1 ATP synthase subunit alpha: MASIKPAEVSAILKQQLTNFEAKATLNEVGTVLQVGDGIARVYGLSNVQYGELVEFDNGLEGIVLNLEEDNVGVVLLGASTSIREGSNVKRTERIASLQAGEGVVGRVVDTLGNPIDGKGPITGKTYEMPLERRAPGVIFREPVTEPLQTGIKSIDAMIPVGRGQRELIIGDRQTGKSTVAIDTILNQKEFFDAGEPVYCIYVAIGQKASTVAAIANMLEEKGAMAYTTIVAANASDPAAMQVYAPFAGAAIGEFFRDTGRPALIVFDDLSKQAVAYREISLLLRRPPGREAYPGDVFYLHSRLLERAAKLINDDKIASEMNDLPDSLKGIVKGGGSLTALPIIETQAGDVSAYIPTNVISITDGQIFLDGDLFNSGVRPAINVGISVSRVGGNAQIKAMKKVSGTLKLDQAQYRELEAFAKFGSDLDAATMSVISKGQRNVEILKQAQNDPFSVEDQVAIIYAGSKNLLKDVPVNQVKKFERDYIDYLNAKHRDTLDTLKAGKLTPEAIAVLEAAAKEISTHFA, translated from the coding sequence ATGGCAAGTATTAAACCAGCTGAAGTATCAGCAATTTTAAAGCAACAGTTAACAAACTTCGAAGCAAAGGCAACTTTAAACGAAGTAGGTACTGTCTTACAAGTAGGAGATGGAATTGCTCGTGTTTACGGTCTTTCTAATGTTCAATATGGTGAACTAGTAGAATTCGATAACGGATTAGAAGGTATCGTATTAAACTTAGAAGAAGACAATGTAGGTGTTGTATTATTAGGAGCATCAACTTCAATTAGAGAAGGTTCTAATGTGAAACGTACAGAACGTATTGCCTCTTTACAAGCAGGTGAAGGTGTTGTAGGACGTGTTGTAGATACTTTAGGTAATCCAATTGATGGTAAAGGACCAATTACAGGTAAAACTTACGAAATGCCTTTAGAGCGTAGAGCTCCTGGAGTTATTTTTAGAGAGCCAGTAACTGAGCCATTACAAACTGGTATTAAATCTATTGATGCAATGATTCCTGTTGGTAGAGGTCAACGTGAGTTAATCATTGGAGATAGACAAACTGGTAAGTCTACAGTTGCTATTGATACCATCTTAAACCAAAAAGAATTTTTCGATGCTGGTGAGCCAGTATATTGTATATATGTAGCTATCGGTCAAAAAGCTTCTACTGTTGCAGCAATTGCAAACATGTTAGAAGAAAAAGGAGCAATGGCATATACTACTATTGTAGCAGCAAATGCATCAGATCCTGCAGCAATGCAAGTTTATGCACCATTTGCTGGAGCTGCAATTGGAGAATTTTTTAGAGATACTGGTAGACCAGCTTTAATTGTTTTTGATGATTTATCAAAACAAGCAGTTGCATACCGTGAGATTTCTTTATTATTAAGAAGACCTCCAGGACGTGAGGCGTATCCTGGTGATGTATTTTACTTACACTCAAGATTATTAGAACGTGCTGCAAAATTAATCAATGATGATAAAATTGCAAGTGAAATGAATGATTTACCTGATTCTTTAAAAGGAATTGTAAAAGGTGGAGGTTCTTTAACTGCATTACCTATTATTGAAACTCAAGCAGGAGACGTTTCAGCATATATTCCAACAAACGTAATTTCGATTACAGATGGACAAATTTTCTTAGATGGAGATTTATTTAACTCTGGTGTTCGTCCAGCAATTAACGTAGGTATTTCTGTATCTCGTGTTGGTGGTAATGCTCAGATTAAAGCAATGAAAAAAGTATCTGGTACTTTAAAATTAGATCAAGCTCAATACCGTGAATTAGAAGCGTTTGCAAAGTTTGGTTCTGATTTAGATGCAGCTACAATGAGTGTAATTTCTAAAGGACAACGTAATGTTGAAATTTTAAAGCAAGCTCAAAATGATCCTTTCTCAGTAGAAGATCAAGTTGCAATAATCTATGCAGGTTCTAAGAACTTATTAAAAGATGTTCCTGTAAACCAAGTAAAGAAATTCGAGAGAGATTATATCGATTACTTAAACGCAAAACATAGAGATACTTTAGATACATTGAAAGCTGGTAAATTAACACCGGAAGCAATTGCAGTATTAGAAGCAGCAGCTAAAGAAATTTCTACTCATTTCGCATAA
- the atpH gene encoding ATP synthase F1 subunit delta has translation MKNARAAIRYAKAILNLAKDSKEETVVNDDMLFISTTISENDEFEVMLRSPIVKSSDKINVLNAIFGSKVNNITLGLFHLLQDNKRIAMLHSIAKQYAIIYDFDKHMQVAKVTTAVPLTKEIEAKVLAKIVALTGDNANLENEINPAILGGFILRVGDMQYDASISNYLNELKKEFDNSHYIPKI, from the coding sequence ATGAAAAACGCAAGAGCAGCAATACGTTATGCAAAAGCAATCTTAAATCTTGCTAAAGATTCTAAAGAAGAAACTGTAGTAAATGACGACATGTTATTTATTTCTACTACAATTTCTGAAAATGATGAATTTGAAGTAATGTTAAGAAGCCCTATTGTTAAATCTTCTGATAAAATAAACGTTTTAAACGCTATATTTGGAAGCAAAGTAAACAATATTACTCTTGGCTTGTTTCACTTATTACAAGACAATAAAAGAATAGCAATGCTTCATTCTATTGCTAAACAATATGCAATCATTTATGATTTTGATAAGCATATGCAAGTTGCTAAAGTTACTACAGCAGTACCTTTAACAAAAGAAATTGAGGCTAAAGTTTTAGCAAAAATCGTTGCTTTAACTGGCGACAATGCGAACTTAGAAAATGAAATCAATCCTGCCATTTTAGGCGGATTTATTTTACGTGTAGGAGATATGCAATATGATGCAAGTATCTCTAATTATTTAAACGAATTGAAAAAGGAATTTGACAATAGTCATTATATTCCTAAAATTTAA
- a CDS encoding F0F1 ATP synthase subunit B: METLLNDFSPGLFVVSLILLLALIALMVKFAWKPILNSLEERESGIENALAEAENARKEMQNLQADNASLIKEARAERDAMMKDARNVSDNIIAEAKEDAKEVTTKLIENAQASIQQEKQAALAEIKKSVAELSIGIAESVIKKELSNKADQLELVEGILKDVTLN; this comes from the coding sequence ATGGAAACTTTATTAAACGATTTTTCACCTGGGTTATTTGTAGTTTCATTAATCTTATTATTAGCATTAATTGCTTTAATGGTAAAATTTGCATGGAAACCAATTTTAAATTCTTTGGAAGAAAGAGAATCAGGAATTGAAAATGCATTAGCAGAAGCAGAAAATGCTCGTAAAGAAATGCAAAATTTACAAGCAGATAATGCAAGTCTTATCAAAGAAGCTAGAGCAGAAAGAGATGCTATGATGAAAGATGCTAGAAATGTTAGTGATAATATTATAGCAGAAGCTAAAGAAGATGCAAAAGAGGTAACTACTAAGTTAATCGAAAATGCACAAGCTTCAATTCAGCAAGAAAAGCAAGCAGCTTTAGCAGAAATCAAAAAGAGCGTTGCAGAATTATCTATTGGTATTGCAGAATCAGTAATTAAGAAAGAATTATCTAATAAGGCAGATCAACTAGAATTAGTTGAAGGAATCTTAAAAGATGTTACTTTAAACTAA
- the atpE gene encoding ATP synthase F0 subunit C gives MYNMIGAGLIVIGAGIGLGQIGGKAMEGIARQPEATGKIQTAMIIIAALLEGLAFGALFLGK, from the coding sequence ATGTACAACATGATTGGGGCAGGATTAATCGTAATCGGAGCAGGAATTGGTTTAGGTCAAATTGGTGGAAAAGCAATGGAAGGTATTGCTAGACAACCAGAAGCAACTGGAAAAATTCAAACAGCAATGATTATTATCGCTGCATTATTAGAAGGTTTAGCATTTGGTGCATTATTCTTAGGAAAATAA
- the atpB gene encoding F0F1 ATP synthase subunit A, with the protein MKIAQKTIKFLLIAAITLFTSAGFASESDKKHDDQNDGGRVNTKEEVEAYILHHIKDSHDFSLFSYTSDEGERKHFGFPLPVIIWSSEGLVSFMSSEFHHNDDGHVLVERNGLKFAKIHSKIYEIETGATSVTFDESHHATNAHKLLDFSITKSVVGILLIGFLLLFWFARLARQYKTKQIPTGFARVLEPLVLYVRDEIAKPNIGEKHYRRFTGYLLTVFFFIWVLNLAGLTPLGFNVTGQLAVTGCLAIFTLVIYTVSGTKGYWMHMIWMPGVPVLIRPILAVIELAGALIIKPFSLLVRLFANISAGHIVVMSLIAIMFTLKESLGVVGATGLSLVLSFFITLIEVLVAFLQAYIFTMLSALFIGMAVDDHSEAH; encoded by the coding sequence ATGAAGATTGCACAAAAAACAATCAAGTTTCTTTTAATAGCAGCAATTACCCTCTTTACTTCGGCGGGTTTTGCATCAGAATCTGATAAAAAGCACGATGACCAGAATGATGGTGGTCGCGTAAATACGAAGGAAGAAGTTGAGGCATATATTTTGCATCACATTAAAGATTCTCATGATTTTTCATTATTTTCATACACAAGTGATGAAGGTGAAAGAAAACACTTTGGTTTTCCATTACCGGTAATTATTTGGTCGAGTGAAGGTTTGGTATCTTTTATGTCATCAGAATTTCATCATAATGATGATGGACATGTTTTAGTTGAAAGGAACGGATTAAAATTCGCGAAAATTCACTCAAAAATTTACGAAATCGAAACAGGTGCAACTTCTGTTACTTTTGATGAATCTCATCATGCAACAAATGCACATAAATTATTAGACTTCTCTATTACTAAAAGTGTAGTAGGTATTTTATTAATTGGTTTCTTATTATTATTCTGGTTTGCTAGATTAGCTAGACAATACAAGACAAAACAAATTCCAACAGGTTTTGCTAGAGTTTTAGAACCTTTAGTTTTATATGTTAGAGATGAAATTGCAAAACCAAATATTGGTGAAAAACATTATAGAAGATTTACAGGATACTTATTAACTGTATTTTTCTTTATCTGGGTTTTAAACCTTGCAGGTTTAACTCCATTAGGATTTAACGTAACAGGTCAATTAGCGGTTACAGGTTGTTTGGCAATCTTTACATTAGTAATTTATACAGTGAGTGGTACAAAAGGATACTGGATGCACATGATTTGGATGCCAGGGGTTCCTGTTTTAATTCGCCCAATTTTAGCGGTTATAGAATTAGCCGGTGCATTAATTATCAAACCGTTTTCATTATTAGTACGTTTGTTCGCAAACATATCAGCAGGTCATATTGTGGTAATGAGCTTAATAGCAATTATGTTTACTCTAAAAGAATCTTTAGGGGTTGTTGGAGCAACAGGATTGTCATTAGTATTATCATTTTTTATAACATTAATTGAGGTCTTAGTCGCTTTCTTGCAAGCTTATATCTTTACAATGCTTTCAGCTTTGTTTATTGGTATGGCAGTAGATGATCACTCAGAAGCTCATTAA